From the Ilumatobacteraceae bacterium genome, the window ATCTAGGACTGGATATTGCGATCGAGCGAATGGGACCCGCCGACGTGGACGTTTCATCGCAAATCAACCGCCTACTCGAGACCGATCCCGAGTACGTGTATATCGGCGCCTCCGGTGCAGCTGTCGGGGTCGCGCTACAGGGCTTCTCGCAGGCCGGTTCCGATCTGCCGACCGCCCTTATCTGGTCGAACACCACAAAGGGATTTCTCGATGCCGCCGGTCCGTTGATGCCCACCGAGACGCTCTACGGAGTCGCACCATCTTGGCTACCGGAGAACATCGACGACCCGGAGCGCGCACAACTCATCCGTGATTTCCAGGAGGCATTCGAAGCAGAGGCCGGGGTTCCGCCGTCGTTCGTGGTGCAAGGTGCATATGACGCATTCCAGTTGATTGCGGCTGCTCTGTTGAACACCGGTGGCGACAGCGAAGCAATCGTCGAGTACATCGAGGGCCTCACGGACTTCCAAGGCCTGAACTGGCTGCTCAGCTACTCCGAGACGAACCGTCTCGGCAGTGAGTCGGGCAACTACGTCATGATGCGCTACGACCCGGACAGCGGTTCCTGGTCCTTGGCCGACTGACGTGATCACCGCGCGGCCGGCAAACCTGCACCGATGCCGGCCGCGCGGTTGATGGGCGATCGCTCTAGTGGCGTGGCCAGTGTCGGAGCAACCGGAGAGAGCGACCTGCCATGGATCAAAATCGGAATCTCGATGCTTCGCTACGCCGTCGTGGACGACCGCGTCATGCCGAACCCAGCCCAGAGTATCGGGCGCGCCTTGACGAGATTGTCGCCGTAGCGACGGAGGTATTCCGCCAGAAAGGTTATGAAGCTGGTTCGCTCGAGGATGTGGCGAAGGAACTCGGCCTGCGAAAGGCCAGCCTGTATTACTATTTCGAGAGCAAGAGTGCTCTGCTTCATCTCATCTTCGAACGAGCGATCGACGATGCCCTCCAGCGCATCGCATCGATTGCGATGATCGAGGACCCGAGAGAACGACTCGAAGCCCTCATTCGCCACCAGGCGGTCCGTGTCGCCAGTGAGCCATCCTTGTTCACGGTCTTTTTCGACCAGCGCCCGAGCCTCAATGCTGTTCATTACAGTGAAATATTGGCGAAGGAACGTGCGTACGTTCGCGCCTTTGCCGACGCCGCTCAATCAGCGCGCAATGCAGGGCTCCTACCTGACGCGGACCCACGGACGCTTGCGGACATCCTGCTCGGCATGACCAACTGGTCGTATAAATGGTTCGATCCCGACCGAGACGACCCAGAGGCCTTCGCCGACATATGTGTCGCTCTGATCTTCTCCGATGTCAGGGACCGGACCGAGGACGATTGATGAGAACGGGTTGATCTCCGACCCTGCCCGGCCTGTACGCATTGAACGCCACCGACCGGAACGCGGTCGACGAGCAAACCCGGACCATGACCTACCGACGCTGTGAACCTGAATCCGAGCGACGTTTGAGGTGGAGCGGGCTGCTTGAGTAGTTTCCTCTTCCGGCGCAGAGTGGCTCTTTGATTCTCGGTGATATCGAAGGCATCGAGCCTCGATGAGCCAATGATGCTACGACTATGCGAGCGTGGCTCACTGGGCCTGCCGAGGGGTGCGTGATCGGCGTCGGCGCAAGTGGCCGACCGGTCGCTGGTCCCCAGCCGAGGTCCGTCGCCTCGGACGCAGCATCGCGAAGTGAGCCGATCAGATCCGCCTTAGCATCGCGCCCACGTCGCCGATGGGCCGACCACCTTGTCCAAGCGCTTGTAGCACGTCGTTCGAGCTCGTCGACCTCCGACAGCACCGAGTCCGCTGCCTGCTCTGTGGCTCCTAGCCCAAATGAGCTCCACGACCCACGACGCAACCCTGAAGCGCGCAGAACCCCTTAACCCGCTGCGATCGCTCGTTCTGGCGATCTACCTCCGCTTGGGTCGGGCGTTATCCGCAACGAACTTAAGGATTGCGATGTGTTTGTCG encodes:
- a CDS encoding ABC transporter substrate-binding protein produces the protein MILPLTGPAASIGADFEAGLKVFGEIDPTAAQMDIEFIVCDDETTPDGASSCALRLSQQDNVDMIYGPVISGMHAGATPVLAGGPPSVTPSPYVSVEEGDPIFSAAGRASDLDRTTLEYAAERGFERVALLATTDTTGETAVQNIQAANEDLGLDIAIERMGPADVDVSSQINRLLETDPEYVYIGASGAAVGVALQGFSQAGSDLPTALIWSNTTKGFLDAAGPLMPTETLYGVAPSWLPENIDDPERAQLIRDFQEAFEAEAGVPPSFVVQGAYDAFQLIAAALLNTGGDSEAIVEYIEGLTDFQGLNWLLSYSETNRLGSESGNYVMMRYDPDSGSWSLAD
- a CDS encoding TetR/AcrR family transcriptional regulator, translated to MDQNRNLDASLRRRGRPRHAEPSPEYRARLDEIVAVATEVFRQKGYEAGSLEDVAKELGLRKASLYYYFESKSALLHLIFERAIDDALQRIASIAMIEDPRERLEALIRHQAVRVASEPSLFTVFFDQRPSLNAVHYSEILAKERAYVRAFADAAQSARNAGLLPDADPRTLADILLGMTNWSYKWFDPDRDDPEAFADICVALIFSDVRDRTEDD